Below is a window of uncultured Cohaesibacter sp. DNA.
CAGGTTTAGGGCTATCGTGATGCCAGATACTTTGTCTTCCATTGTAGAAACCACACCCGTCATCCTCACCGATGTCGCCAAGAGCTTCGTCATGCATTTGCGCGGCTCGGTGACCATTCCAGTCGTTGCCGGAGTCAATTTTGCCCTGCGTGCAGGAGAATGCGCCGTGCTGGGTGGGCCGTCAGGCGTCGGCAAAAGCTCCATTCTCAAAATGATCTACGGCAATTACAGCGCCAACTGCGGACAGATCATGGTGGCCCATCGCGGCACCATGGTGGATATTGCCACAGCAGATCCGCGCACCATTCTCGCCGTGCGCCGCGAAGCGGTGGGCTATGTCAGCCAGTTTCTGCGCGCCATGCCCCGCGTTCCCGCGCTCGATGTTGCCGCCGAAGTGCTGGTCGAGCAGGGCGAAGCGGTGGCGGCTGCAAGAGAAAAGGCCGGAGCGATGTTCGCACGCCTCAATCTGCCGGAAAAGCTCTGGCAATTGCCACCCGCCACCTTTTCGGGTGGCGAGCAGCAGAGGGTCAACATCGCCAGAGGCTTTCTGACCGATCATCCCATCCTTCTGCTCGATGAACCAACCGCTTCTCTCGATGCGGCCAATCGCGCTGTCGTGATCGATCTCATTCGGGAGAAAAAGAAAAACGGCACAGCCATGCTGGGAATCTTCCATGATGAAGATGTGCGCGAAGAGATCGCCGATAGCATCATCGATGTTGCCCACTTCGCCCAGTCTGCCCGCCAGAAGAGCGAGCGGCAGGCCCGCATGAATGCCATGGCCACAGGATGAACCTGACGGCATAATGAAGCCAATCATTCACATTTCATCACCAGAACCAAATTAGCAGGCATAGAGCATGAGCAAGGAACAGCAAGCCTCTGCATCCGGAGGGGCCGAGAATAGCAAAGGTCCATGCAAGCTGGGGATTGCACCGACCATCCACCCCAGCGCGACCGTGACAGACTCCGAAATGGGCAGATATACCGAAGTCGGTGACAGGACACTGATCGTGGAAAGCTCCATGGGCGACTATTCCTATATCGAGCGTGATGGCAATATCTGGTGCTCGACGATTGGAAAATTCGCCAATATCGCCCAATCGGTTCGCATCAACGCGCCGAACCATCCCCACTGGCGCGCCACCCTGCATCACTTCACCTATCGGGCGAACAATTATTTCGATGATTGCGAACAGGAAGAGGAATTCATCGACTGGCGCCGCGATCACCGGGTGGTCATCGGCCATGATGTCTGGATAGGGCATGGTGCGACCATCCTTCCCGGCGTCACCATAGGAGACGGAGCCATCATCGGCTCCGGAGCGGTGGTCAGTCGCGATGTGCCCGATTACATGATCGTTGGTGGCGTGCCGGCCCGTCCCATCCGGTCACGCTTTTCTCCCCAAATTGCGCAGGATCTCAAGGAGCTGGCCTGGTGGGACTGGTCCCATGAAGCCTTGCGCTCTGCGCTGGATGATTTTCGTCATCTTCAGGTGGAAGCCTTCGTTGAAAAGTATAAAGGCAAGTAATTTCAATATTTTGAAGAAAAATTGCAGCTTGTAACAAGATTACATTTTTTCTCTGAAAAACAGTGTTTGTCACAGAACTGAAATAACGCGGACAAGCACATGTCACATAAGATGCGTAATCCTTCGCGGAGCAGAAATTGATGCCCGGAGCTGGCCATAAATAGGCCGATCAAGCAATGCGGGTTCAAGCAGATTGAGCCGCGAAGGAGAAAGCCTGATGTTGGAATTGATGAATGTGACGCGCCGCTTTGGCGGTAACACTGCCGTGGACTCGGTCACTCTCTCTATTCCTCAAGGCCAGATGGTCGGCATCATCGGCCGTTCCGGCGCAGGCAAATCGACCCTCTTGCGCATGATCAACAGACTGATCGATCCGTCAGATGGCGCCATCGGCTTTGGCGACAAGAAGGTCTCCACCATCAGGGGGCGGGAATTGCGCGACTGGCAGCGC
It encodes the following:
- a CDS encoding DapH/DapD/GlmU-related protein, whose product is MSKEQQASASGGAENSKGPCKLGIAPTIHPSATVTDSEMGRYTEVGDRTLIVESSMGDYSYIERDGNIWCSTIGKFANIAQSVRINAPNHPHWRATLHHFTYRANNYFDDCEQEEEFIDWRRDHRVVIGHDVWIGHGATILPGVTIGDGAIIGSGAVVSRDVPDYMIVGGVPARPIRSRFSPQIAQDLKELAWWDWSHEALRSALDDFRHLQVEAFVEKYKGK
- the phnL gene encoding phosphonate C-P lyase system protein PhnL, translated to MPDTLSSIVETTPVILTDVAKSFVMHLRGSVTIPVVAGVNFALRAGECAVLGGPSGVGKSSILKMIYGNYSANCGQIMVAHRGTMVDIATADPRTILAVRREAVGYVSQFLRAMPRVPALDVAAEVLVEQGEAVAAAREKAGAMFARLNLPEKLWQLPPATFSGGEQQRVNIARGFLTDHPILLLDEPTASLDAANRAVVIDLIREKKKNGTAMLGIFHDEDVREEIADSIIDVAHFAQSARQKSERQARMNAMATG